Below is a genomic region from Salmo salar chromosome ssa11, Ssal_v3.1, whole genome shotgun sequence.
cTTGAAGCAGTAGTTGCCACCGGACTCAAACGGGTTAAAGTGGAAGGGCCATCCCTGGCCACCctgaccccctcctccaccctgcAGGCTCTCTGGGTCCAGGGATCAAACTTCTGAGTCAAACTTCTTACGCATTTCTACAGTGGATGGAGAGACATGCGAATAAACAACAAGTTAATCTTGTTTCCGGCTATGCTTTCAACACATTTTGATTGCTGAAAACTGTTTGACAGGATGTCCTCATACTCCAAATAGGTCACAGCTTCCTAAATACAATCATACTAGGCTTGATCAACATTATCAGgtgcatatacagtacagtacctgggtCGGTGAGCACCTGTTTTGCAGAGGTGATGTCGATGAACCTTTTCCCTGCCTTCCTCTTCTCCCAATCCTTTCTGTACTTGTCAGGATGCCACTTTTTGGCCTGCTGCCTGTACGCATGGATAATTTCCTCTTTGTTGGCACTCCTGGagaaaaataacataaggtaaaAGCTTGTTTGAATACAAGGAGTAAATGCATTCCAATTTCCCTGAAGTGATCACAGAGGTTGGTGAAAAGAAGAGAATAGAAATCAATTTCAAAAGAATGAACTTTTCCCTTGTCCAATCACTTGTAGATCACATATAGACAGATCACATATAGACAGGAATTATGTTTTGAAGAAGTATTTGAACACGATTCCCTTCTCTAGGTCAGGCATACCTTTTGACACCTAAGATCTTGTAATAGTCTTTCTTCGGGGTGAACTCGAGCAGTTCCTGGGCTCGCTTTAAACCATCCCTGATCTCATTGTTCTCCTTGTCAAACTCCATCACTTCCTTGTAGTCTTCCACCGCTAAGGAGGGGTAAAGAAAAAAAGGCAGAGAGAGTTTGGCTGTGCAGTAATTAggacttacattttagtcatttagcagatgcttttatccagagtgacttacagttcaATTCAtctatgtggttgtctcaccattCATCAGGAGAGacaaccacatactgtatcacAGTCACAGTAAGTACatgtttcctcaataaagtagctatcagcaaagacCGAGCTAGTCAGGgtggaaaaaagtcaagtgcAAGTGTCAGTTCAGGCTCCTGGCTATAAACACTGGGTTACATGGCACGTGTGGGAGTCCCTGAGCTACAACAAGCCCACAAGTGAACAAAGCCAGAGTACTTGAGGGAGTTAAAAACAATGCGACAAAGTGCTTTCATTCCATGTCATCGTTCCCTATACTACAGTAGTAGCATGGTGATAGTACCGTCTCCATAGTTCTGGTTGGTTATCATTCCATGTCATCGTTCCCTATGCTACAGTAGTAACATGGTGATAGTACCGTCTCCATAGTTCTGGTTGGTTATCATTCCATGTCATCGTTCCCTATGCTACAGTAGTAACATGGTGATAGTACCGTCTCCATAGTTCTGGTTGGTTATCATTCCATGTCATCGTTCCCTATACTACAGTAGTAACATGGTGATAGTACCGTCTCCATAGTTCTGGTTGGTTATCATTCCATGTCATCGTTCCCTATACTACAGTAGTAACATGGTGATAGTACCGTCTCCATAGTTCTGGTTGGTTATCATTCCATGTCATCGTTCCCTATGCTACAGTAGTAACATGGTGATAGTACCGTCTCCATAGTTCTGGTTGGTTATCATTCCATGTCATCGTTCCCTATGCTACAGTAGTAACATGGTGATAGTACCGTCTCCATAGTTCTGGTTGGTTATCATTCCATGTCATCGTTCCCTATGCTACAGTAGTAACATGGTGATAGTACCGTCTCCATAGTTCTGGTTGGTTATCATTCCATGTCATCGTTCCCTATACTACAGTAGTAACATGGTGATAGTACCGTCTCCATAGTTCTGGTTGGTTATCATTCCATGTCATCGTTCCCTATGCTACAGTAGTAACATGGTGATAGTACCGTCTCCATAGTTCTGGTTGGTTATCATTCCATGTCATCGTTCCCTATGCTACAGTAGTAACATGGTGATAGTACCGTCTCCATAGTTCTGGTTGGTTATCATTCCATGTCATCGTTCCCTATACTACAGTAGTAACATGGTGATAGTACCGTCTCCATAGTTCTGGTTGGTTATCATTCCATGTCATCGTTCCCTATGCTACAGTAGTAACATGGTGATAGTACCGTCTCCATAGTTCTGGTTGGTTATCATTCCATGTCATCGTTCCCTATGCTACAGTAGTAACATGGTGATAGTACCGTCTCCATAGTTCTGGTTGGTTATCATTCCATGTCATCGTTCCCTATGCTACAGTAGTAACATGGTGATAGTACCGTCTCCATAGTTCTGGTTGGTTATCATTCCATGTCATCGTTCCCTATACTACAGTAGTAGCATGGTGATAGTACCGTCTCCATAGTTCTGGTTGGTTATCATTCCATGTCATCGTTCCCTATGCTACAGTAGTAACATGGTGATAGTACCGTCTCCATAGTTCTGGTTGGTTATCATTCCATGTCATCGTTCCCTATGCTACAGTAGTAACATGGTGATAGTACCGTCTCCATAGTTCTGGTTGGTTATCATTCCATGTCATCGTTCCCTATGCTACAGTAGTAACATGGTGATAGTACCGTCTCCATAGTTCTGGTTGGTTATCATTCCATGTCATCGTTCCCTATGCTACAGTAGTAACATGGTGATAGTACCGTCTCCATAGTTCTGGTTGGTTATCATTCCATGTCATCGTTCCCTATGCTACAGTAGTAACATGGTGATAGTACCGTCTCCATAGTTCTGGTTGGTTATCATTCCATGTCATCGTTCCCTATGCTACAGTAGTAACATGGTGATAGTACCGTCTCCATAGTTCTGGTTGGTTATCATTCCATGTCATCGTTCCCTATGCTACAGTAGTAACATGGTGATAGTACCGTCTCCATAGTTCTGGTTGGTTATCATTCCATGTCATCGTTCCCTATGCTACAGTAGTAACATGGTGATAGTACCGTCTCCATAGTTCTGGTTGGTTATCATTCCATGTCATCGTTCCCTATACTACAGTAGTAACATGGTGATAGTACCGTCTCCATAGTTCTGGTTGGTTATCATTCCATGTCATCGTTCCCTATACTACAGTAGTAACATGGTGATAGTACCGTCTCCATAGTTCTGGTTGGTTATCATTCCATGTCATCGTTCCCTATGCTACAGTAGTAACATGGTGATAGTACCGTCTCCATAGTTCTGGTTGGTTATCATTCCATGTCATCGTTCCCTATACTACAGTAGTAGCATGGTGATAGTACCGTCTCCATAGTTCTGGTTGGTTATCATTCCATGTCATCGTTCCCTATGCTACAGTAGTAACATGGTGATAGTACCTTCTCCATAGTTCTGGTTGGTTATCATTCCATGTCATCGTTCCCTATGCTACAGTAGTAACATGGTGATAGTACCGTCTCCATAGTTCTGGTTGGTTATCATTCCATGTCATCGTTCCCTATGCTACAGTAGTAACATGGTGATAGTACCGTCTCCATAGTTCTGGTTGGTTATCATTCCATGTCATCGTTCCCTATACTACAGTAGTAACATGGTGATAGTACCGTCTCCATAGTTCTGGTTGGTTATCATTCCATGTCATCGTCCCTATACTACAGTAGTAACATGGTGATAGTACCGTCTCCATAGTTCTGGTTGGTTATCATTCCATGTCATCGTTCCCTATACTACAGTAGTAACATGGTGATAGTACCGTCTCCATAGTTCTGGTTGGTTATCATTCCATGTCATCGTTCCCTATGCTACAGTAGTAACATGGTGATAGTACCGTCTCCATAGTTCTGGTTGGTTATCATTCCATGTCATCGTTCCCTATACTACAGTAGTAACATGGTGATAGTACCGTCTCCATAGTTCTGGTTGGTTATCATTCCATGTCATCGTTCCCTATGCCACAGTAGTAACATGGTGATAGTACCGTCTCCATAGTTCTGGTTGGTTATCATTCCATGTCATCGTTCCCTATGCTACAGTAGTAACATGGTGATAGTACCGTCTCCATAGTTCTGGTTGGTTATCATTCCATGTCATCGTTCCCTATACTACAGTAGTAACATGGTGAAAGTACCTTCTTCGTAGTCCTGGTTGAGGATGAAGGCCTCAGCTCTGTCTCGAAGGATGTTGATGTTACGTGGATCTCTCTGGTGGGCTTCAGAGCAGATGTCTATTGCCTTGGCAGCCATCTTTTTCTGGGGGAGAATAATGGAGCAACGTACGTATATAAAGCATTATAACTGGGTGGTTCGaagcctgaatgctgattggctgacagccgtggtatattagaccgtataccacaggtatgacaaaacatttatttttactgctctaattacgttggtaatcagtttataatagcaataaggcacctcgggggtttgtgatatttggccaatataccacggctaaggactccgcgttgtgtcgtgcaaggaacagcccttagccgtggtatattggccatactatataccacaccccctcgggtcttattgcttaattattagTGGTTCCCTAATCATTAAGTAATATACTTTTTAAAAAGTTGTGAAATCAGTAGCTGTGAAAGTAGTTCTGAGAATTTGATCACACTACCAATTAATTTCTGACTTTAGAACAGGCCAAGTTATTTCTATCAAATGGCCATGGCAACGGCACAATCCATCTGTTTCTATGTGATGGGACCCACCTTGACCAGGCAGAAGCAGATCCTCTCTTTTGTCTTATTGGTGTAGTAGGGGACATTAGGTTCTGCCTTCATCACTGACTCATAGTTGTATATGGCCATTTGATACCTGAGAACAAAATATTTAATAATACATTTTCATTTTAGGGCAACAAGAGTTAAACAATAGTCATAACTAAAATCAATCAAAGTGGGTACAAATAGAATAGGTTTATTGATAAAACTGTCAAAGAAACCTAAAATATAAAACTGTCAAAGGAACAAAAAAGGACTGAAATATAAAACTCACATAGGGACTGACACATAAGTCCACATTTAGAGTGGCCCTATTGCCTGGGGCAAGTGAACTGAGCAAGCATGGAATTTGAGCCTGCTCTGACGTTGCCCCATTGgttaggtgtaaaaaaaaaaaaactagtgAAAACAACCAAACTGCAACGAATTCCAGTagccttaaagggatacttcgggattttggcaataaggccctttatctacttacccagagtcagattaactcataggcaccatttttatgtctctgtgtccagtatgaaggaagttgggACATatttttgcgagccaatgctaactagcattagcacaattactggaagtctatgggtatctagcatcggctcgtgaaactacctctaacttccttcatactggaaacAGAGACATAAACATTGTTAAACTGATCTTTCTGGTTCTTCCCCATTCTTTAAGtgaaagacaaacaatgtatggCATTTTTGGCAGTCGGGGAAGTTGAGTTTCCTCAGATACAAAGAACTCCAGTTCTGATCTTTCCTATTCCTCCCCTATGTGTAGGTGAAAGGCATACAGTGTGTTGTAcattgaatgtacaaaacattaagaactttccatgacagactgaccaggtgaatacaggtgaaagctatgatcccttattgatgtcacttgttaaatccacttccatcagtgtagatgaaggggaggagacaggttaaagaaagatttctaagccttgagacaattgagacatggattgtgtatgtgtgccattcagagggtgaatgggcaagacaaaagaccaGTACACCGGTTAgagtttgtcaagaactgcaaagctgctgggtttttcacgctcaacagtttcccatgtgtatcaagaatggtccaccacccaaaggacatccaaacAACTTGACAACATTTTCGGGCAAGTGATCATATTCTTCAGGCAACCAAAAGACTCTCGAAATGTTCATACTAAATGCAGTAGTACGGACCTCTCCTCCTTGATATGCTCCTCGGCAGAGTACAGCAGCTCGATGAGCTTCTTCACCTGTTTGAAGTGGGATAAACACTTCTTGTCATCCTGGTTCAGCTTCAGACACTCCCGGACGTGACtgcagaaggagaggaaagagagagagagatttacacaatgtacactaccattcaaaagtttggggtcagccAGAGtgtcccgactgcccggatcagccagagtgtcccgactgcccggatcagccagagtgccccgcctgtcctccggatcagccagagtgccccgcctgtcctccggatcagccagagtgccccgcctgtcctccggatcagccagagtgccccgcctgtcctccggatcagccagagtgccccgcctgtcctccggatcagccagagtgccccgcctgtcctccggatcagccagagtgccccgcctgtcctccggcccagcccgagtgccccgcctgtcctccggcccagcccgagtggcccgtctgtccggcgcagctatcggcgccaccgaagtgggcgacgccgaaggtggagcgaggttcacgtcccgcaccttagccacctccaggataggtgggttggggagggagggtgtagcacagtgccgtcgttgacggcagccaccctcccttccctcccttgttgtttagggggtattgtttattggttttgttggggtattggggattttttgtgttttcttttttaaggtgcattccggggtctgcacctttggggggggtactgtcacgtcctgaccagcagagggagcaattgtattagttttggtcaggacgtggcagagatttttgtgttacgtgtgagttggttgttggactcccaattgaaggcaggtgtgttgagttgcctttgattgggagtcctatatagtagtgtgtgtttttccttgtggttgtgggtagttgtttttgcactgcgttttgtgtgcctgcaaaactgttcctgtcgtgtttattgttttttttcctgtggatgctttacttgtgtttattaaaaatatgagtatccacattcccgctgtgccttggtccattcctgacgacagaccttacaggtattgtgtgtagattgatttaaatgttttaaatttaacctttatctaactaggcaagtcagttaagaacaaattcttatttacaattatggcctactggggaacagtgagttaactaccttgttcaggggcagaatgacagatttttatcttgtcagctcggggattcgttccagcaacctttcggttactggcccaacgctctaaccactaggccaactGCTGCCCCAAATTGAtaagggggaaaaacaatttaatacattttagaataaggctgtaacataacaaaatgtgtaaaaagtctaggggtctgaatactttccgaatgcactgttttcGAAAGACATTGTGCATTCTTTACCAACTGTCAAACTTCAAGTGTCACAAAATCAATGACAGATAGAAAAACACAAATCAATGTGGCCCTGAAGCCGAAAACCTCTTAATTTATATGTATTTGCTTGATACATGTGGGTGGTTGTTTGTTTAATCACTCTTCCCTATTACTAATAGAAATTCCTAGTGAGCGTACCCTATTGACTCCTTGTTCTCCCCCAGGCTATAGTGCAGGGTACTGAGCTTGAGGAAGGCAGCTCGGTTGTCATTCCTCAGCCAGGCGGTGGGAGTCAGGTCCTGAATGGCCTTCCTGGTGTTTCCCAGGTGGATGTAACATTCAGCCCGGAGCTCCAGAGACTCAGGGTCCCAGGGGGACAGCTTTTGAAAAAAGGAAGGTAGGGTCAGTGGTGTGAATTTTACCTTTTTACAATTTGATACAAAGACTGTTGAAGTATAATATAGCACTGTTTGATGATGAAGGTATTGTTTAGGAAAATAGGCATTACTTTCCATCCTCCGACTAGGCCCTGTGGCTAACCTGTACCTCCACCACCAGGCCCAACGACTAGGCACTGTGGCAGAGCTAACCCCTACCTCCATGACCAGGCCCAATGCCTAGGTCCTGGGGCAGCGCTAACCTATACCTCCACCACCATGCCTAACGACTAGGCGCTGTGGCGGAGCTAGCCCCTACCACTATGACCCGATCCAACACATTGATGGTGGTCCTGTAGTCTCTTCTGTGGTGGGTCGCGTGGGCCTTTTCCTGCAGCTCCTCCAGCTCGTTGGCCCTCATCAGCTGGTGCCACGCTTCCTCCTGGTCAGGGGAGCGCTGCAGCTGAGGAgcagaaaaataaaaaaggtaAAGTTTCTGAAGCAAATATAACTTGTAATAAATACATAATAGATCACTCATATCTATAAATACATAATAGATCACTCATATCTATAAATACATAATAGCACTCAACTCATATCAAGTTTCATCTAACACTTCAGATTTACTTTACTTAGCCCACATCACATAACTGCAACTACAAAAGGATAATGAATGAGAAACAAATGTAACGGCAATATGAGACAGCGAGAGGATGCGATGATGGAATGAGCATTGGGAAAAAAATACAGCGGTGAGATTTTGATTGACAGAAGGATAATGTGCATCTAGACATAGAAAAATAATATTATTCTAGTAGTAGCATTCTAGTAGTTATATTTCTATTTATCGAGACTTACCACAGCCTGAAATTTCTCCCGGGCCTTCTGGGTGTTGCCCTGCTTTAGAAGGATATTCCCCATCTGCACTCTGGCCTGAaaacatggagagggggagaaatagagagagaaagagaggtggtagtggtagtggtggtagtagtggtagtagtagtagtggtagtggtagtagtagtagtagtagtagtagtggtggtagtagtggtggtagtagtagtggtggtagtagtagtggtggtagtagtggtagtagtagtagtggtggtagtagtggtagtagtagtggtagtagtggtagtagtggtggtggtagtagtggtggtggtagtagtagtgatagttgtagtggtagtagtagtggtggtagtagtagtggtagtagtggtggtagtggtagtagtagtggtagtagtggtggtagtggtggtagtagtagtagtggtagtagtagtggtagtagtagtagtggtggtggtagtggtagtagtggtagtagtagtggtggtagtggtagtagtagtaaagtAAGTAAGCGAGTGAGTGAGGTAGTAgccagacagaaagagaaagatagataCAGGTAGAAAGGCAGAGATGGATGGAGAAAGAACGTTAATAACAATATCACAACGTTGTTGTCCATAACCGTGACTTGTCATGAAACAGAGATTATGTTATTGTTGACAATTGTCTATGTCCACTCACAATGACGTCATCTGGTTTGAGTCGGATAGCTCTGGTCAGGTCCGACAGGGCTGACTTGGACTTCCCCATTGCCAGAAACACAGCTGCCCGCTCATAGTAGGTCAGGTaaagatgttggatcttaatatGAACCATTTCATTGCAGGAGGAAATGAATCCTACAGCAGGAGGATTTTAAAGGTCTATTTAATATTTAGAATCACTGCTAGGgagctgctggaagtggtgttttaCAGGTCCACTGGGCGTCAGTTCAAGTAGcctatgtaggctacatgtgtctCATGTGAATTAAAATAAAGTGACAATATTTGTAAGGGgtagatgtatttttttattagggaaaatcttttttttttgtacaattGGTTTATTATATGTTCAAGGCAAGCAATAGGCAAAATACATGAATACGTGTCTCAGTCCCTGAGTGGTCCAGTGGGTAGTCAAAACACATGAATACGTGTCTCAGTCCCTGAGTGGTCCAGTGGGTAGTCAATGACAACGGCACATATGTCAGGGTAGGCATGGGTTTGAATCGGGCCCACTGCCCTTTTTGGAGGAACTTGTACTTTTCTAGTTACTCTCAGTGGGCCTTGAACAATGAAATGCATTCAAAATAGCTTGTCAAAACTTTCTTAGCCAGAGAGAGGTAAGTTGCACTTTAATTACCTTATGCCTTTGTAGTATTATATTTCTGGAGTAAGATAAGTATTTATAAGATTCTGCTCTAGAGTAAGATAAGTATTTATAAGATTCTGCTCTAATTCTGCTCTAGAAATTGTGTTGAGGACAAGTGAAAATCAAATCCTttgatccttcacgactggactacgacGTAATCATTTCGAGGGGGTACTCAACTGGCCTCTACAtcacgacgtcccctgaatgcccatctgctagccgcggcccgctagctgctaGCCGTGGCccactagctgtctagagcacattggactgttagctgtatAGATCCATCTGCCAATTTCTTGgtccactatacctattttgccatttGGACCTGGACCCCTCTGCTACaaggaaccctactaatccatcacgactggtctatcgacatcACCGCACAcggaggctaaaacagactttcctccATCGAGACGTCCCTCTAGACGTCCCTCTGTACATTATGCCTGgaatctattctatcgcgcccagaaacctgctccttttactctctcttcTGAACGTAATAGACAACCAGTTCTGATAgcatttagccgtacccttatcctaaccctcctctgttcctctggtgatgtagaggttcatccaggccctgcagtgcctagctccactcctactccccaggtgctctcatttgttgacttctgtaaaagccttggattcatgcatgttaacattagaagcctcctccctaagtttgttttattcactgctttagcacaatctgccaacccggatgtcctagcagtgtctgaatcctggcttaggaagaccaccaaaaaccctgaaatttccatccctaactataacattttccgacaagatagaactgccaaagggggcggggttgcaatctactgcagagatagcctgcagagttctgtcttactatccaggtctgtgcccaaacaattcgagctttgacttttaaaaatccacctttccagaaacaagtttctcactgttgccacttgctatagaccaccctctgcccccagctgtccccctggacaccatatgtgaattgattgccccccttctatcttcagagctcgtgctgttaggtgacctaaactgtgacatgcttaacaccccggccatcctacaatctaggcttgatgccctcaatctcacacaaattatcaatgaacctaccagttacaaccccaaatctgtaaacacgggcaccctcatagatatcatcctaaccaacacctctgctgttttcaaccaagatctcagcgatcactgccttattgcctgcatccataatgggtctgcggtcaaacgaccacccctcatcactgtcaaacacagtgtccaaagaagggccagatgtatacagaatggtgtcgtctgcgtagaggtggatcagagaatcaccagcagcaagagcgacatcattgatacctcttttgccaacaggcctggaccctttgtcgacacggagccctgccgatccatcacgactagtCTCCCGAAGTAATTCCATCCAttgtgccctcaaccggcctttgccaGACTTTGGTGAAGATgcttctactagccccggcctgctaacttttttgaacaccgtgtctcccgcttgctagcgtagtaacgactacctagcAGCTTCCCTGTTTTATCTATttctgttcactggaccctatgatcacttggctacatagctgatgcctgctggactgttcattaatcacggtactccattttgtttatctgtcagccccagcctcgaactcaggccctgtgtgtagttaactgaccctctctgcccattcatcaccattttacctgttgttgttgtcttagttgattagctgttgttgtcttagctatcTCTcctaatcaacacctgtgattgctttatgcctctctctaatgtcaatatgacttgtatactgttgtttaggatagttaccattgttttattttactgcggagcacctagtcccactcaacatgcctcagatacctcttttgtcccaccccccacacatgtggtgacctcacccagcataactagggcatccagagatgcaacctctcttattgtcactcaatgcctaggtttacctccactgttcccgcaccctaccatatccgtctgtacattatgccctgaatctattctaccacgccc
It encodes:
- the LOC106563796 gene encoding LOW QUALITY PROTEIN: dnaJ homolog subfamily C member 3 (The sequence of the model RefSeq protein was modified relative to this genomic sequence to represent the inferred CDS: substituted 1 base at 1 genomic stop codon); the protein is MVHIKIQHLYLTYYERAAVFLAMGKSKSALSDLTRAIRLKPDDVIARVQMGNILLKQGNTQKAREKFQAVLQRSPDQEEAWHQLMRANELEELQEKAHATHHRRDYRTTINVLDRVIVLSPWDPESLELRAECYIHLGNTRKAIQDLTPTAWLRNDNRAAFLKLSTLHYSLGENKESIGHVRECLKLNQDDKKCLSHFKQVKKLIELLYSAEEHIKEERYQMAIYNYESVMKAEPNVPYYTNKTKERICFCLVKKKMAAKAIDICSEAHQRDPRNINILRDRAEAFILNQDYEEAVEDYKEVMEFDKENNEIRDGLKRAQELLEFTPKKDYYKILGVKRSANKEEIIHAYRQQAKKWHPDKYRKDWEKRKAGKRFIDITSAKQVLTDPEMRKKFDSEVXSLDPESLQGGGGGQGGQGWPFHFNPFESGGNYCFKFHH